The sequence cagcagagaactggaaggagaggcggccggaggaggatttggctttgggggtgaccagtgagatatacctgctggagcgcgtgctacaggtgggtgctgctatggtgaccagcgagctgagataagggggaactttacctagcagggtcttgtagatgacctggagccagtgggtttggcaacgagtatgaagcgagggccagccaacgagagcgtacaggtcgcagtggtgggtagtatatggggctttggtgacaaaatggatggcactttgatagactgcatccagtttattgagtagggtattacTTGCTTGGCACTCAGCTTGGTTTTGTTTTCCAGGTGTATATGGCATGCCAGTCcatgctcattgtgctcattggCGCTATACCAGAATACCACATTGAACAAGGTGACCACTCCAACTATGAGGAGCTCATCAAACACGTTACATTTACAGAGGATGTCAACTCCATTGTGACGGAGGTGAGCGGTCACCGTTCATGATTCAATAGGAGCAAAAAATGTGCCGTGTTTGAGAATGTAGTGTCATTCACACCTGTGTATGGAATTTAACCCATTTAAAAATAATCTACAAAATGATAATATATGAATGCCATCTTCCTGTCTTTCCTTCCTTTTCTCTTAGTGGTTCCTTCTAAAGCAACAAGCTTACAAGGTCAGCTTGGCAGGCTCTTTGTTCTTCGCTGGGGTCTTggttggaaatgtgttttttggaccCCTCTCTGACAAGATTGGAAGGAAACCAGTCTTCCTAACAGGTGACAAATGATGTTCACAACTTTTCATATTATGATCTTAATCCATATCCTATAAAATATTGACTGGCTGATATGATATAGCATCCATTAGGAAATGTTGTTCTGACCTGCTTCCTTGCAGGCTACTTTTCAGCCCAACTAATAGTGTCACTGGTAAACATCTGAGTTATGGTTAGGCCTCATCATTCATAATTACAAAAAACATTTTGCTTGTGGACTGCTACGTCATTGATGACATGCTCTTTTAGTAACTTTCTCTTTGACAAACCAACTTTtgtgctctgtttctctctctctcagctctgttCTTTGAGGTGGTGTTTGGCTATGCCACAGCCTTTGCTCCCAGCTATGAGGTGTTTGCGTTGTCGCGCCTGCTGGTGGGTCTGATGAATGGGGGTATGTCCCTCGTCTGTTTTGTGCTCACCCAGGAGTATGTGGGCAAGGCCTACTGGGCCATGACAGGTACAAATAATCAACCTGACAATGACAAATGTTTACCAGacacagctacagtaactaaGGAAGGTGGAACTAGGATTGGACAAAGGGTCAATTGTAGTCAGTCCGTCGACATAAGGAAGTGGTCTGACACCATTGGAAAGTGTTTTTTCCAAATGATTTAAATGTTGTCTCTGGTGTTTGTTTTTCAGGGACATTGACTAATATGACCTTTGCTGTGGGCATTGCCCTGTTTGGTGCCCTTGGCTATTATATCAGACCATGGCGTACCCTGGCAACAGCAGCTAATTCTCCTGGTGTCCTGTTTTTTCTACTTTGTGTGTAAGTCACTTTTTTTTTAAGGATGATTATTCCAAGAAAGCAATTACATTAGAACCTTGACTGACACCTTTCCCAAGACATTTTACCACATATGTGAGACTGCAGTTTGCTGATGAAACAAATAGCAAGTTGACCTTTCTGTCTcctgtgtttttttttctgtctTTCTTGTTTTTCTGACTGAGGCAGGACTCTCCCGGAGTCTCCACGCTGGCTGTATTCCCGTGGTTACACGGAGAAGGCGGAGGAGGTTTTGCAGTACATAGCTGTGCGGAATGGGAACAGCAATGCTGCAGCCAAAGTAAAGCTCCGTATGTGTCCTGGCTCTGTCAGGACTGGTAACCAGGGCAACAATGGCCCTGGCTTCCTCGACCTGTTCACCCACACAGTGCTCCGCAGGAGAACCGTGATGCTCATGTATGTCTGGTGAGTTAGCACACCATGAGCTGAACCACTGGGAAACCAGGGGGACTCGCTTTTTGCAATGTCGTTAATACTACACAGACCGTATCAACAGCTCACAACGATGTTTACGTTCAGTATACGTTGTTTTAAAGACCTTTCACATTGAAGACACACATAACCGACCTTAGATTGACACTGTCTGTGGATGTGCTCTAGGTATTCCTGCAGCCTGGTGTACTATGGGCTGACCATGAATGCCAGTGAGGACAGTGGGAACCGCTACTTCAGTGTTGCCATGTATGGACTAGTGGAGCTCCCGGCCTACCCTCTCTGTATCTATTTCATAAACAAGCAGTGGTAAGATTATCATCACAGGTGGTGAGATTCTATGAATTAAAGTGTCAGTGATGCACTGAATAAATGATTTATGCTTAAAAATTCAGAAGTTGAACTGTAATAGTTAGTTTCACAAGACCATCTATTCTCCTCAGCTGTGCTAAACAGTTGGAATTTGTGCCTGTTTTTTAGGGCTGGGAGAAGGAAAACCATGGCCAGCTTTCTGGGTTTAGCTGGCTTGTCATGTTTATGCACCATGTTGGTTCCAGTAAATGCTGGTAAGGGCATTCCATCTACAGTATATTTACATAGATTTGATTCATTATTTTGCTTTTTTAATCTATTTGTTGTTTATTATTTAGGGGCATTGTTCAATGCTACTTCTTTAGCTTTGTTAGGAAAGCTGTTGGTCAGTGCGGCTTTCAACATAGTGTATGTCTACACTACTGAACTGTATCCCACTACTATAAGGTGAGTGCAGTGCAAACAGATCCCACTAAATTACTTCTATAAAGTACAGTAGAGGGTGCCATTCTCCCATTTTTGCTTGTGTGATGAGTGTCAATTCTCACAATGCAATATGGTTTTGTACGGTATGTTGGAGAGGTGTTTGAATAATGTTAAGTGCTTTGTCTTGATGTCAGGAACGCTGGTCTTGGGGTCTGCTCAATGTCTTGCAGAGTCGGAGGGATCCTGGCCCCTTTCGTGCCCTCTATGGTACGTCAGCAGAATATCATTTAATATGACGAGAGACAAAAAAATCATCAGTCTTTTTTTGTTTTCACAATTGTAATCAAGTACGAGGACCACTTTGGGCTTTCTAAGTGTTCAAATTGTGGTAAACAGAAGTTTTGTTTTTTGCCTTCTGTCAGAATGTATGGTATTCATTTGAACCCCTCAAGCTTAAGCTGTGTTTTGTTTGCTTTGTGTTTCAGAGAGACTTACACACCTCTATGCCCTTCATGGTGTTCTGTCTCAGTGGGATCTCTGCTGGCTGCCTGGGTCTCCTTCTCCCTGAGACACTTAACAAACCTGTGACAGAGACACTGGATGAGCTCAGCAGCTCTGCTTACCACCGCATTGTAGAGACCGAGGTAGGATCATAACTCTGTTAATTATGTTGGGTTAGTTACCCCCTAGCTTctcacgtacagtaccagtcaaaagtttggacatctactcattcaagggtttttctttatttgactattttctacattgtagactaatagtgaagacatcaaaactatggcagaacacatggaatcatgtagtaactccaaaaaattgttaaacatctaaatatattttagattcttccagggagccaccctttgctttgacagctttgcacactactttgaagaatctcaaatatataaaatgtattttgatttaacacttttttttggttactacatgattccatatgtttcatagttttgatgtcttatcatttattctacaatatagtaaaaataaaaacccttgtatgagtaggtgtgtccaaacgttttacTTGTACTGTAGTTCGAAAGCCTGGCGAAGTTCTCCTCAGGAAGAAAACATATAAAGGGTGGAGTATAACTAGTGAAGCCAATCACGTTTTGCATCGGTGGTGCTCCAAACGGAGTTTGTGATACTGATTTTAAAACAAGCTAGCAAGCCTATGATGCAAAACTGTCCTACACTGTaggaaaatagatttttttttaaatgaatgaaaaACAAGGAAATGCCTCTCCTGAGGGAAAATTCAAGCTCTGAATGCCAGCGCTCCCATTCAAATGAAAATCCAGTATTGATGTTCTCCAGACTTCCAATATTTGAGACAGGGTTGAGAAGGATGGTCAGGTGAGACTAGTTACTCCCCCTACCCAAATGCAAGTTTGCAATGATCTTAAATGTAATACCTGCTTAACATTCTGTATCTTGGGGGGTTGGTTTGTGTTCCGTTATACAGACACACTTGTTTGAAGAGGACCAATCGAAAACAAACCACAATCAGTGACTCACTCTTTGAACAAGAGAACAGTCAGAGGCAATCCGACAGGAGAGACTCTCGAAGCCTGTCCACACACACAAGTGCTTTCTCACAAGGGACCCGATGTGCTCCGTTTCCATGGTGAAGCAAGGACGGGTCATGCTGTGATGGATGGTGGTCCATTTTTACAGGGACCGGCACACATGTTTACAATGTTTTCGTGTTATTTTGTTTCTCtctttgtatgtgtgtgataCTTTACAGTGAAAATCGCTGTTTAGCTGCAGTGAATTTATCAAGTAATCATGTGATATCAAATGGAAGAGAACAACAATTACTGCCAAAGTTTTCAGTTTCTTCTTTGCCAAGTAGTCATCGGGGCCTAATTTATAATTTTTGCGTACATTTAACACTAAATAGCCGCGTGCGCCATTTCTGAACTGTGCACGCACAAAAATATTGAGATTTATTAACTTGGCATACGCCATTCATATGCAGGTTTCCCATTGTAAATCAGACCTGTCATAAAACTGTGAACGAGCATTTACTCCACCTGAAAAACGCCCATCATTCACCTTTTGTGGTGACAATAAcggccttattttctgtatagtttGGAAGTATTGGAATTAGGCCAAGACAGTATCTAAAGGAAATAGCAATGGTGACCTTGATCACATGTCTTTGGAGGGATTGGCAAAATGTTTTCTTTGTATTGCTATTACCTTTAGATACTGTCTTGGCCTAATTCCAATACTTCCAAACTATACAGAAAATACGGGTGTTAAAAGGTTAATGATGGGTGTTTTTCAGGTGGAGTAAATTTGGGTTATGTGACATTTtctgaaagacaaaaacaattgCACGTTTTTGTGGACCTGTAAACAGATCGTTTAAATGCAATGTATTGCATAAACTTTTTCCCGACACTAAATATGCTGCACTGCCTGCGAATTCTGATTTTGTCTACTCTAAAAAATGTAAACAGTGACCTACTTTgtggtagcctacacacttcaatgcaaaatattaactgtctgttcacctgtcaaattctactgtatgttataaaccGCGCACCCTGTTGGATACATAGGCTATTATAATTTTGCTCTAACTAATAATCCCAGTTAAATGAGAGATGCGTGTAGTAATTTGTTGTATGGCTACTACAAGAATATAAACTCATCATGGCctgaaaaggtgaggaatttattctgcaatggttGATATGTATTATGTTTCTAAATAAAATATCTACACTAGACATTTCACATTACAGTACTCGGACATAGCCTGTGAACCATCCGTTCTACTGTTAAACTGCGCTTCAGATCGCATAGAGCAAAATAGGCTGCTTGAAATAGATAAGCTATTTACTAGTGTGAAGTGGGTACAATTTTAAATGAGTAATATACTACCATTCGTCCCATCTTAGCCTATAGGCCGACAAGTTATTTCGAAACCATCAGTCAAATGATTgtggaaattaaataaataacagaaaaTTATAAATGCCTTATTTCAAATTATTTTAGAATGTGACGATGCATTGATTTTTTTCTTTTATCACAAATGGAAAATGATAGCATCTTATTTAGCTAGGCCTACCTGTTTTTTGTTATGAATAGGTGTCATATTTTCACAAGgctactactaggctacttttGCTTTCTTGCAATGCAGAacttcaaccactagaaactgTATGCATGGTCTAAAGTTTGCGGGAAGATAGCACTTTCTCATGTTAAGTTCAGTTTTTATAAATACCAACTTTTGTGTGAAAACAGGCATGCATATTTTGTGTGTACGCAACATTTATAAATCAGGCCCCTGAAGTTAAAATGGTTTGTTTGTTTCCACAAATATAATTTCTGTGTGTTCTGCTGGTCAGATCATACGCTAGTTACAATGTGAATACAGATTATGTATAAGTATCTATATTGGACAGTGACGATTTGTACAGTATTCAAGGTAATTGGTTTACATTGTGTTGATTCCGGAGTTGTAAATAGTTAATATGACGGCAAGTAACACCAATTGTGAATGGTAGCTTGCATAATTATATTGTCATGTATAATATCATTATGAGAATGACAGTGGAACATGGAATTACTGCACGTGTCATGTTTGGTAATGGTCTGGtgtctttctccccccccccccaccagaacAGGGTGCATTGTAATGTTCATCGACATTTTAATGTTTTATATCTTAATACTGTTTATTATAAGTAATTATAGTGGTCACTGCCTGAACTCAGGTCACGTTTGGCCTTTTCCCCTAGTGAGGTGATTGTGTCACCATTGACGCAGACAGGAGAGGCCCAGATCAACCATATCGTCCAGAAGCTCTCATCAAAGACTAAGTAACTGcgtaatgtttttttcccccccatcacTTATAATTATGGCAGTTGGCCCGTACCACCGGTTCAGCAAACAGTTGGAGTGAGTTGAAGAGTTGAAACCATAATCATTGTTTTGATTTATATTCCTCTGACACTATGCTTGCCAGCACAGAAATCCCCTGTTGAAGTAAATAAAAAATCTCCAACAAAAGTTTGTGGAAATGAGGTGTTGAATTGAAATGAAAATGTCTTGAATGAATGTGTATAATTATACAGTATGTGGGTTAGCTTAATATCAAGCTCAAAACATAGCTTGGATGCACTTCAATTTTATAACTCTACGTCCTAATTTGAGCTGGAGTGCTTATGCTACTTAAAGTAATTatcggcaggtagtctagtggttagagcgattgGATCGAACCCccaagctgacgaggtaaaaatctgtcgttctgcccctgaacaaggcagttgactcactgttccccggtaggctgtcattgttagTAAGAATTtagtcttaactgacttgcctagtttaaataaaatgtggtcTGCTACCGTCATTATTGTATGTTTGAGCTGTAGGTTTTCACCCACCTGAGGTCCTGGAATTGCTATTCTTCACTCTGAACAGCAAGCTTGCCAGATGATATTTCAGCATGCAGTAGATTTGTGTCACAAGCTCTTGCTGCAGAATATTTTGTAGATGGGTGATTGAAGGCAATGCACCTGAGGTAGATAAGGTGTAACATGGGGCTGGGTGAGGTTACTTCCATTCTCTGTCTAATTAGAAGCCAATTGAAAGGCATGTCAGATGATTCAGTTGAATGGTTGTATAAACTAAATAACAAAAAGGAAAGTCTGAAGCCTCAAGGTGACCTCATTTGCTTATTAAAACTGCCACTCGAGACCGGGGAAACACAGAATATTGTTCACACATCCTCCAATACGCACTCAAATCAAAAGTTCATGATCTGGCCAGCTAACCCCACCCCCCAATTCTTCACTTAACACTcccaaaaaacattttccaacGGCACTGATATCTTGATATTTATAGTTACCTCCAGTCAAGTTGATGAGGCGTGAGGAGGGGAATGAGAGTGTGGTTATGTTTGAGTGGGTGTGTGAGCACTGAGCATGTGAGTGTGTGGGGGAGGCCAGGAGAGTAATGTCCACACTGACCCACTGCTGAACTTTCGAGGAACAACTCTGTCACATCTCTAGAGGGGAGAGTGCGTGATTGGGGCAGTGTGCATGAGTGAGAGTGTgccagggagtgtgtgtgtatttgtacttGTGGTAGCCTATTGGGTGGATTGCTAGCAGTAAATGTGCTCTCAGTCCAGATTTATGTGTTTACTTAAGATTTTATCACAGTGTTAAAAGTTTGATTAATGTTAATAGATTAATAGTCTTATTCAGATAATTATTCAAGTAAAACACTATTAGTAGCACACAGATTTTTTGTTTGCTTTATGGTCAACTGAACTATCTAGCACCCAGTATAATCTAGTATGGTACTTTTTGCTGGTTCCTTGCTATCTTTTCTCAGGCAACAGGCTAAAGGGCAAATACATAATTAAAGTAGATTCCCAGGTACACGGGTATAGCAGTTCTGACTCATAACTGTTGTGACATCAGTGAGTAAGTGTCAGAAGTGGACATTTTAAGGATTTGTGGTGTCTAAACAAACAGTTCCCCTTCACAGTGATGGGCCATAAATCCAGCAGTCTGACAGGGAACAGTGCAGGGTCACTGCTCTCCACAGCCGTCGTTTCTCCCAACCTTTTTCAACCTCCAACCACCTAGGGGGACAGACGACAATTGGGGTTGAGCATTATCAGAGAGGACAAGTTTAAGTTATTTTGAATTTGTCAGAGTTCTGCATATAGATACAGACCTGCTATACTAGACAGTCTGGATGTGCGTGTGCTTGAGTATGTGCGCGTCTGGCTGTGTTCTTTTCTTACAATGAACATAACTCTCTATCCCCAAATCCTTGAACATTTTCTTTGTCTATGTATGACATTGCAATCTGTGACTAACGTTTCTAACCCTACACCATGCTGCTCCCTGCTGCTGCATCACAGTGGGTGTGGGCAGTGAATGGGGATGTAGCATAGGGCTGGACCAGGCTGGAGCAGTTAAAATACGGAGCCATAACTCAGCTGCTGCCACTCCACTGTTCTCCCTCCGCTGGGCTCTGTGTGAACTCCTGCACGCTGGGTGACCTGATGTTATCTGCTGCTTTCACACTCGCCGCTGCTTCTGGTTGTAATTACACTGTGTATAGAGCATCCTGCCGGTGAGTCTCTCAGAGACCGAGGCCTTTCCGCtcttgagagagggggaggaaaggaaggagggacATGTGCAGGTGGGGGTTGGAAAGAAGGGAAGGGGGTTGGGGAACTTTCCACAGATGGTGAGAGCAATGATGAGAGTAAGCCAAGTCTGACCTGTGAGAAAATGCTTCTTTCATATTCTTAAATACCATATTTTCAGTTTTGTTATGTGTTGGGAATGTATTGCCGAGATTATTCTCTGTTATGCATCCCCTGCCTCTCATTTTGACCCTGAGAAACTTATTGGACTTGGTTCTGTTTTTGTGATTAATCAACTTCACCAGTTTCAGCTCACACCACCCTGCTTGCAAACATATTGTGCCATCGTGACATTTCTGATAACATTTCTCATTAAAGGTATAATTATTCTATCAGATTCAGTAAAGATAAGAAACACCTGTATGACACTGACTGTCGATTCACACCTACATGAGATCTGTACTGACAAGGCCAAAGCCAAGTGCAATACCTGCTGTAACATGACCTGTTCAACAGTGTGCACTCTCCTGATTGTTGGCAAGAGCCTCAAAAGGGTCTGGAACGTAGTACTACTCCTTTCTGACAGATGAAGATGGAAGGTAGCTCACTATTCACTGAGCTGctggtttctctttctctctcagctttACAGGATGCTAGATGTTTTCTGACGGTGAAAAAGAGAGATTGGTGATAATGAAACAAGCACATGGCAATGATGGATGACTTGCTGCTCGGCCTTGGAACAAGTGAAATCAGATGATGAATGTGTGGCCAGAATCTGGAGGAGATGGGGGTTCCCTCTAAAGGATTGTGGTGATGCGTAATAACCTGGATTTAGGTGCAATGAGAAACAGAAGAAGC comes from Salmo trutta chromosome 18, fSalTru1.1, whole genome shotgun sequence and encodes:
- the slc22a15 gene encoding solute carrier family 22 member 15; translated protein: MDLEEAFQLVGEFGSYQKQMVLVLVLLQVYMACQSMLIVLIGAIPEYHIEQGDHSNYEELIKHVTFTEDVNSIVTEWFLLKQQAYKVSLAGSLFFAGVLVGNVFFGPLSDKIGRKPVFLTALFFEVVFGYATAFAPSYEVFALSRLLVGLMNGGMSLVCFVLTQEYVGKAYWAMTGTLTNMTFAVGIALFGALGYYIRPWRTLATAANSPGVLFFLLCVTLPESPRWLYSRGYTEKAEEVLQYIAVRNGNSNAAAKVKLRMCPGSVRTGNQGNNGPGFLDLFTHTVLRRRTVMLMYVWYSCSLVYYGLTMNASEDSGNRYFSVAMYGLVELPAYPLCIYFINKQWAGRRKTMASFLGLAGLSCLCTMLVPVNAGALFNATSLALLGKLLVSAAFNIVYVYTTELYPTTIRNAGLGVCSMSCRVGGILAPFVPSMRDLHTSMPFMVFCLSGISAGCLGLLLPETLNKPVTETLDELSSSAYHRIVETETHLFEEDQSKTNHNQ